A single genomic interval of Leptospira stimsonii harbors:
- a CDS encoding DUF1801 domain-containing protein — MHLFSFIPIPTFIMSSEIHQYIDSQTSIRKERLLSLRTWLIDTFPGVRESMKYKMPTYQLDENWISFASQKNHISIYLCRPDSLNELKKKFPSLLFGKTCLNVRDKDSFPFKAIQSSIRSVLKPKTKLRIPNEKAESRRKSISKKLFETKSAYRKK, encoded by the coding sequence ATGCATCTTTTTTCATTTATTCCGATTCCTACATTTATTATGTCTTCGGAAATTCATCAATATATCGATTCTCAAACGTCGATACGAAAAGAAAGGCTTCTTTCTCTTCGTACTTGGCTCATCGATACCTTTCCCGGTGTTCGAGAATCGATGAAATACAAAATGCCCACCTACCAATTGGATGAGAATTGGATCTCTTTCGCCTCTCAAAAAAACCACATCTCGATCTATCTCTGCCGTCCGGATTCTCTAAACGAACTCAAAAAGAAATTTCCAAGCCTTCTTTTTGGTAAAACTTGTCTCAACGTTCGAGACAAGGATTCCTTCCCTTTCAAAGCGATTCAAAGTTCCATTCGTTCCGTTCTAAAGCCAAAGACAAAGTTAAGAATTCCGAATGAGAAGGCGGAGTCCCGTAGAAAATCTATTTCGAAAAAGCTCTTTGAGACAAAATCCGCTTATCGTAAAAAGTAA